One Brassica oleracea var. oleracea cultivar TO1000 chromosome C7, BOL, whole genome shotgun sequence genomic window carries:
- the LOC106305632 gene encoding uncharacterized protein LOC106305632 isoform X3, with product MVTIKLDRLFDSQVVSFHKELEAMCVDPKVIAATSINPKLVGGRLFLNATSHVYFDKKTYAGEVRFYQLVARGTGLPSAAPPLRSNAKVETMTMAELNAAVVNAASQEIDVLRIGRVVRLDTDKGWCYAACSKCSKKLQPTTSAFAYGRCNNLHGAGALRCSKQWDKMNSRLLLGCYLSLWITLIICL from the exons ATGGTGACTATAAAACTGGATAG GTTATTTGACTCCCAGGTTGTTTCTTTTCACAAAGAGCTTGAAGCCATGTGTGTTGATCCGAAGGTCATTGCTGCTACTAGCATAAACCCAAAGTTGGTTGGAG GCCGTTTGTTCCTCAATGCAACGTCGCATGTGTATTTTGATAAGAAGACATATGCAGGGGAAGTCCGATTCTACCA GTTGGTCGCCAGGGGCACTGGTCTACCATCAGCCGCCCCACCGCTAAGATCAAATGCGAAGGTTGAGACAATGACAATGGCTGAGCTCAACGCTGCTGTCGTCAATGCTGCATCGCAG GAAATTGACGTCCTACGCATTGGGAGGGTTGTTCGCCTTGACACAGATAAGGGTTGGTGTTATGCTGCATGCTCTAAATGCAGTAAAAAGTTGCAGCCCACTACCTCTGCTTTTGCGTATGGGCGATGCAATAATTTGCATGGTGCTGGAGCCCTTCG ATGCTCAAAACAGTGGGACAAGATGAACTCGAGGCTTCTTCTCGGTTGCTATCTTTCTTTGTGGATCACTTTAATAATATGTTTGTAG
- the LOC106305632 gene encoding uncharacterized protein LOC106305632 isoform X4, with protein sequence MCVDPKVIAATSINPKLVGGRLFLNATSHVYFDKKTYAGEVRFYQLVARGTGLPSAAPPLRSNAKVETMTMAELNAAVVNAASQEIDVLRIGRVVRLDTDKGWCYAACSKCSKKLQPTTSAFAYGRCNNLHGAGALRCSKQWDKMNSRLLLGCYLSLWITLIICL encoded by the exons ATGTGTGTTGATCCGAAGGTCATTGCTGCTACTAGCATAAACCCAAAGTTGGTTGGAG GCCGTTTGTTCCTCAATGCAACGTCGCATGTGTATTTTGATAAGAAGACATATGCAGGGGAAGTCCGATTCTACCA GTTGGTCGCCAGGGGCACTGGTCTACCATCAGCCGCCCCACCGCTAAGATCAAATGCGAAGGTTGAGACAATGACAATGGCTGAGCTCAACGCTGCTGTCGTCAATGCTGCATCGCAG GAAATTGACGTCCTACGCATTGGGAGGGTTGTTCGCCTTGACACAGATAAGGGTTGGTGTTATGCTGCATGCTCTAAATGCAGTAAAAAGTTGCAGCCCACTACCTCTGCTTTTGCGTATGGGCGATGCAATAATTTGCATGGTGCTGGAGCCCTTCG ATGCTCAAAACAGTGGGACAAGATGAACTCGAGGCTTCTTCTCGGTTGCTATCTTTCTTTGTGGATCACTTTAATAATATGTTTGTAG
- the LOC106305632 gene encoding uncharacterized protein LOC106305632 isoform X1 yields the protein MVTIKLDRLFDSQVVSFHKELEAMCVDPKVIAATSINPKLVGGRLFLNATSHVYFDKKTYAGEVRFYQYVIRLLNVYMCIDTIRLPNHSMVRRLVARGTGLPSAAPPLRSNAKVETMTMAELNAAVVNAASQEIDVLRIGRVVRLDTDKGWCYAACSKCSKKLQPTTSAFAYGRCNNLHGAGALRCSKQWDKMNSRLLLGCYLSLWITLIICL from the exons ATGGTGACTATAAAACTGGATAG GTTATTTGACTCCCAGGTTGTTTCTTTTCACAAAGAGCTTGAAGCCATGTGTGTTGATCCGAAGGTCATTGCTGCTACTAGCATAAACCCAAAGTTGGTTGGAG GCCGTTTGTTCCTCAATGCAACGTCGCATGTGTATTTTGATAAGAAGACATATGCAGGGGAAGTCCGATTCTACCAGTATGTTATTCGTTTATTAAATGTGTATATGTGCATTGACACTATTAGGCTGCCTAACCATTCTATGGTGCGTAGGTTGGTCGCCAGGGGCACTGGTCTACCATCAGCCGCCCCACCGCTAAGATCAAATGCGAAGGTTGAGACAATGACAATGGCTGAGCTCAACGCTGCTGTCGTCAATGCTGCATCGCAG GAAATTGACGTCCTACGCATTGGGAGGGTTGTTCGCCTTGACACAGATAAGGGTTGGTGTTATGCTGCATGCTCTAAATGCAGTAAAAAGTTGCAGCCCACTACCTCTGCTTTTGCGTATGGGCGATGCAATAATTTGCATGGTGCTGGAGCCCTTCG ATGCTCAAAACAGTGGGACAAGATGAACTCGAGGCTTCTTCTCGGTTGCTATCTTTCTTTGTGGATCACTTTAATAATATGTTTGTAG
- the LOC106305632 gene encoding uncharacterized protein LOC106305632 isoform X2, which translates to MCVDPKVIAATSINPKLVGGRLFLNATSHVYFDKKTYAGEVRFYQYVIRLLNVYMCIDTIRLPNHSMVRRLVARGTGLPSAAPPLRSNAKVETMTMAELNAAVVNAASQEIDVLRIGRVVRLDTDKGWCYAACSKCSKKLQPTTSAFAYGRCNNLHGAGALRCSKQWDKMNSRLLLGCYLSLWITLIICL; encoded by the exons ATGTGTGTTGATCCGAAGGTCATTGCTGCTACTAGCATAAACCCAAAGTTGGTTGGAG GCCGTTTGTTCCTCAATGCAACGTCGCATGTGTATTTTGATAAGAAGACATATGCAGGGGAAGTCCGATTCTACCAGTATGTTATTCGTTTATTAAATGTGTATATGTGCATTGACACTATTAGGCTGCCTAACCATTCTATGGTGCGTAGGTTGGTCGCCAGGGGCACTGGTCTACCATCAGCCGCCCCACCGCTAAGATCAAATGCGAAGGTTGAGACAATGACAATGGCTGAGCTCAACGCTGCTGTCGTCAATGCTGCATCGCAG GAAATTGACGTCCTACGCATTGGGAGGGTTGTTCGCCTTGACACAGATAAGGGTTGGTGTTATGCTGCATGCTCTAAATGCAGTAAAAAGTTGCAGCCCACTACCTCTGCTTTTGCGTATGGGCGATGCAATAATTTGCATGGTGCTGGAGCCCTTCG ATGCTCAAAACAGTGGGACAAGATGAACTCGAGGCTTCTTCTCGGTTGCTATCTTTCTTTGTGGATCACTTTAATAATATGTTTGTAG